The Microcystis aeruginosa NIES-843 sequence TTGAGGTTTAATATAATCGTCCCAAGCTCTAAGTAGATAGACAGCATCTTCGTTTGAAATCCTTCCCAATTTAGCAAGCAGTAAGTTTTTTTCCAAGCAATCAAGACGGGATAAACGTACAGTAGAGGGAACCCTCAAACCACTATTGGCCCAATCCTTTAATAATATGTCTGTTTGTGTTCGGGGCATTGCTGAGGTTACTGCCGTTACAACCACGTCATCTCCGTCAACCCAAAGAATCAACAC is a genomic window containing:
- a CDS encoding type II toxin-antitoxin system PemK/MazF family toxin; this translates as MTIIKGGEFWVAKILFTDGTSSKKRPVLILWVDGDDVVVTAVTSAMPRTQTDILLKDWANSGLRVPSTVRLSRLDCLEKNLLLAKLGRISNEDAVYLLRAWDDYIKPQFYAIEID